The following are encoded together in the Acinetobacter radioresistens DSM 6976 = NBRC 102413 = CIP 103788 genome:
- the pcnB gene encoding polynucleotide adenylyltransferase PcnB, translating to MQTLRASKCGLSTTQLPSSILDVIESLTKAGYEAYIVGGGVRDLMLGLNPKDFDAVTNATPSQIKDVFGRRCRIIGRRFELAHVYSGRELIEVATFRAPPKKAVTSASGMILRDNNWGSIEQDFSRRDFSINALYYQPHKGIVLDFCDAVQDIKNKTLRLLGDPVQRFEEDPVRMLRTLRFAAKLNFKIDPAILKIFTAELAQLLRDVSPHRLYDESQKLFTMGHLARVLPMLIDFDIWKQLFADIRPNITAFIELAAKNTDHRIQIGKTINPAFFYAVLLWEPFLERYEFYSGKGIVAAEARAQAGLDVLKRQATRTVIPRFAETFIREVWEMQSRLLNPKPQQIEALASHARFRAGFDFLLLREKAGDPTTQGMGQWWDAYQNMGADEKEKTISQYNRQRAKNRRKQNEDVLDEVKHLEIEPLVDIPEPRSRRARKARKPEVDHEAVKAAESVGDFNSDHPIMKRKRVKRDLSQVVFGPTQ from the coding sequence TTGCAAACTTTGCGCGCGTCAAAATGTGGTTTATCAACCACTCAATTACCTTCTTCTATTTTAGATGTTATCGAAAGTTTAACCAAGGCCGGTTATGAAGCTTATATCGTTGGTGGCGGTGTAAGAGACCTGATGCTGGGGTTAAACCCTAAAGATTTCGATGCTGTAACCAATGCAACTCCTTCACAGATCAAGGATGTATTTGGGCGTCGCTGCCGTATTATTGGCCGCCGTTTTGAATTGGCTCATGTGTATTCTGGCCGTGAACTGATTGAAGTGGCAACTTTTCGTGCTCCTCCTAAAAAAGCTGTGACCAGTGCCTCAGGCATGATCCTGCGTGATAATAACTGGGGCAGTATCGAACAAGACTTTTCCCGCCGTGATTTTTCTATTAACGCCCTGTATTATCAGCCGCATAAAGGTATTGTGCTTGATTTTTGTGATGCGGTTCAGGATATCAAAAATAAAACCTTGCGTTTGCTTGGTGATCCGGTACAGCGTTTTGAAGAAGATCCAGTACGGATGCTACGCACTTTGCGTTTTGCAGCTAAACTGAATTTCAAAATTGATCCAGCTATTCTGAAAATTTTTACAGCCGAGCTGGCACAACTGCTCCGTGATGTGTCTCCGCACCGTTTGTATGACGAATCACAAAAGCTGTTTACTATGGGGCACCTGGCACGTGTGCTACCGATGCTTATTGATTTTGATATCTGGAAGCAGTTATTTGCAGATATCCGCCCGAATATTACTGCCTTTATAGAGTTGGCTGCGAAAAATACTGATCATCGTATTCAGATCGGTAAAACTATTAATCCAGCATTCTTCTATGCTGTACTACTTTGGGAGCCCTTCCTGGAGCGCTATGAATTTTATAGCGGTAAAGGTATTGTCGCTGCTGAGGCGCGTGCTCAGGCTGGGCTGGATGTACTTAAGCGTCAAGCCACACGTACTGTTATTCCACGTTTTGCAGAAACCTTTATTCGTGAAGTCTGGGAAATGCAGAGCCGTTTGCTGAACCCGAAACCTCAGCAAATTGAAGCCTTGGCCAGCCATGCGCGTTTCCGTGCCGGCTTTGACTTTTTATTATTGCGTGAGAAGGCAGGGGACCCAACGACTCAGGGAATGGGGCAATGGTGGGATGCTTACCAGAATATGGGAGCTGATGAAAAAGAAAAAACTATTAGTCAGTATAACCGGCAGCGTGCCAAGAATCGCCGTAAACAGAACGAAGATGTACTGGATGAAGTAAAGCATCTGGAAATTGAACCCTTAGTCGATATCCCCGAACCGCGTAGCCGACGTGCTAGAAAAGCACGTAAGCCGGAGGTTGATCATGAAGCGGTTAAAGCAGCAGAATCTGTGGGAGACTTCAATAGTGATCATCCGATTATGAAGCGCAAACGGGTAAAGCGTGACCTCAGTCAAGTGGTATTTGGACCAACACAATGA
- the panB gene encoding 3-methyl-2-oxobutanoate hydroxymethyltransferase has product MISLSDLRQFKAQGRKFSCLTCYDSSMAKAMELAEIDSILIGDSLGMTIQGHDSTLPVLVEDMAYHTAAVRRGNQHAMIMTDLPFMSYATLEDALKNARIVMQAGAQMVKIEGGAWLSETVQNLTRNGIPVCVHLGLTPQSVHVLGGYKLQAKSREAADQLIADCKALVEAGAAVLLLECVPAQLGKEITELFPHTPVIGIGAGAETDGQVLVVQDMLGLSFGRVARFVRNFMKEQSGETAILDAFKAYHQAVQNQSFPAREHTFQVEL; this is encoded by the coding sequence ATGATTAGTCTGAGTGATTTAAGACAGTTCAAAGCTCAGGGGCGTAAATTTTCTTGCCTGACTTGCTATGATTCCAGTATGGCAAAAGCCATGGAACTTGCTGAAATTGATTCTATTCTGATTGGTGATTCACTGGGAATGACAATTCAGGGTCATGACTCAACATTACCGGTACTGGTTGAAGATATGGCTTATCATACTGCTGCAGTGCGTCGTGGTAATCAGCATGCCATGATTATGACTGATCTTCCTTTTATGAGTTACGCCACTCTGGAAGATGCGCTCAAAAATGCTCGCATCGTAATGCAGGCCGGTGCTCAGATGGTCAAGATTGAAGGTGGGGCATGGTTATCTGAAACAGTACAGAATCTGACCCGTAATGGTATTCCGGTTTGTGTACATCTTGGTCTAACGCCGCAGTCTGTTCATGTTCTCGGTGGTTACAAGCTACAGGCAAAAAGTCGTGAAGCCGCTGATCAGCTAATTGCTGACTGTAAAGCATTAGTTGAAGCAGGGGCAGCGGTATTATTACTCGAATGTGTACCTGCCCAGCTGGGTAAAGAAATTACTGAACTGTTTCCGCATACTCCAGTGATCGGTATTGGTGCTGGTGCAGAGACGGATGGCCAAGTACTGGTCGTACAGGATATGTTGGGACTGTCTTTTGGGCGTGTAGCACGCTTTGTGCGTAATTTTATGAAAGAGCAAAGTGGTGAAACTGCGATTCTGGATGCGTTCAAGGCCTACCATCAGGCAGTACAGAATCAGTCTTTTCCAGCTAGAGAACATACTTTCCAGGTTGAGTTGTAA
- the cysM gene encoding cysteine synthase CysM encodes MTTMTPDFTADKFLLDYYVGKTPLVRLQRLASHTRATVLAKLEGNNPAGSVKDRPAYNMIMQAERRGQIKPGDTLIEATSGNTGIALAMVAAMRGYKMKLIMPSNMSQERKDAMLAYGAELIEVTPQQGMEGARDLALQMEQDGKGLVLNQFGNPDNVEAHYLTTGPEIWKQTGGRITHFVSSMGTTGTIMGVSKYLKEQNPDIQIVGLQPSEGSSIAGIRRWPEQYLPTIFDRSRIDRTIDIPQIEAERTMRRLAREEGISAGTSSGGAVWASLQLAEENPDAVIVCIICDRGDRYLSTGLFSAEDK; translated from the coding sequence ATGACAACGATGACCCCTGACTTTACCGCGGATAAATTTCTGCTGGACTATTATGTTGGAAAAACTCCACTGGTACGTTTACAGCGCTTGGCTAGCCACACTCGAGCGACTGTGCTAGCCAAGCTTGAAGGAAATAATCCAGCTGGCTCGGTAAAAGACCGCCCTGCTTATAATATGATTATGCAGGCTGAAAGGCGTGGACAGATCAAACCGGGTGATACGCTCATTGAAGCCACAAGTGGAAATACCGGTATAGCGCTAGCAATGGTAGCGGCTATGCGTGGTTATAAAATGAAGCTGATCATGCCGAGCAATATGAGTCAGGAACGTAAAGATGCTATGCTGGCTTATGGTGCTGAGCTGATTGAGGTGACACCACAGCAGGGAATGGAAGGTGCCCGTGACCTCGCGCTGCAAATGGAGCAGGACGGTAAAGGTCTGGTGCTTAACCAGTTTGGAAATCCGGACAATGTAGAGGCCCATTATCTCACCACAGGACCAGAAATCTGGAAACAGACGGGGGGTAGAATTACCCATTTTGTCAGCTCTATGGGTACGACCGGTACCATTATGGGGGTATCAAAATATCTTAAAGAGCAGAACCCGGATATCCAGATTGTGGGCTTGCAGCCATCTGAGGGTTCAAGTATTGCAGGTATTCGCCGCTGGCCCGAACAATATCTTCCTACAATTTTTGACCGTAGCCGTATTGACCGCACGATCGACATTCCACAGATTGAGGCTGAACGCACTATGCGCAGATTGGCCCGGGAAGAGGGAATTAGTGCCGGAACTTCATCAGGTGGAGCGGTCTGGGCTTCTTTACAGCTTGCAGAAGAAAATCCGGATGCCGTCATCGTTTGTATAATTTGTGATCGTGGTGACCGTTATCTGTCTACCGGTTTGTTTTCAGCTGAAGATAAATAA
- a CDS encoding SDR family oxidoreductase — MTNSILISGAAQGIGAAVARLFYQKGYKVGLYDINYAQAQQLAQALGPNAMAGQLDVSDYHQWNMALDDFVSWAGELNILVNNAGVLYSGAFENTPISAHHRTVDINIKGVINGCHAALPYLKTATFSRVINLSSASAIYGQADLVSYSASKFAVRGITEGLDVEWQKFGIRVLDVMPLFVQTAMVKDMDAGTIQNMGISLTPEDVAQKIYQLANMKTTFLTPTHQPVGLKTKFLFQLSQISPQFINRLTNLALSRKK; from the coding sequence ATGACAAACAGTATATTGATCAGTGGTGCAGCTCAAGGAATTGGCGCCGCAGTTGCACGGCTCTTCTACCAGAAGGGTTACAAAGTTGGTCTATATGATATTAACTACGCACAAGCACAGCAATTGGCACAAGCTTTAGGACCCAATGCAATGGCGGGGCAACTGGATGTTTCCGACTATCATCAATGGAACATGGCATTAGACGACTTTGTTAGCTGGGCTGGAGAGCTCAATATTCTGGTTAATAATGCAGGAGTTTTATACTCTGGTGCTTTTGAAAATACACCAATTTCTGCCCATCACCGTACAGTTGACATTAATATTAAGGGTGTAATAAATGGTTGCCATGCAGCTCTACCCTACTTAAAAACAGCCACTTTTTCCCGCGTGATCAACCTCTCTTCTGCCTCAGCTATTTATGGACAGGCTGACCTGGTTTCCTATTCAGCCAGCAAGTTTGCAGTACGCGGTATTACCGAAGGGCTTGATGTAGAGTGGCAAAAATTTGGAATTCGTGTTTTAGATGTTATGCCATTATTTGTGCAGACTGCTATGGTAAAAGATATGGATGCCGGCACCATCCAGAATATGGGTATTTCATTGACACCAGAAGATGTTGCTCAAAAAATTTATCAGCTTGCCAATATGAAAACTACTTTTTTAACTCCTACACATCAGCCAGTTGGCCTAAAAACCAAATTTCTTTTTCAGCTTTCACAAATCAGCCCGCAATTTATAAACCGCCTGACTAATCTTGCTTTAAGCCGAAAAAAATAG
- the rlmD gene encoding 23S rRNA (uracil(1939)-C(5))-methyltransferase RlmD yields MRHKAKPRSAQPAHYVFKVEALSHEGRGIAHYGNEPGHPAEKQGKKIFITGALPGETVQARITHHTKRLEEADSVQLLSEPSSYRIEPVCPHFGLCGGCSLQHMHPDEQIRFKQDVLASHLKHFAAIEPEEWLPALRSTREDYRRKARIGVRFLAKEQKLKFGFRERQTNHLVSIQTCKVLDRAMADHLNGLQLLLESLTAKAAIGHIELAMGDHDIALVIRNIEKLPQVDVNQLTQYALSRQWQLYLQPAGPESLYRLDQPDASNYLHYRLEEFDIDFAFSPLDFTQVNSTVNSQMVSLACNLLNLQPGERVLDLFCGLGNFSLPLARCVGETGQVIAVEGSEDMVKRGTENARSNELLNVHFYSQDLTKDFSSHSWAKQGFDALLIDPPRAGAEEVMHYLPNFNAKRIVYVSCNPATLARDAGILVEHGYQLKKAGVMDMFTHTGHVESIVLFEKINKITD; encoded by the coding sequence TTGAGACACAAAGCTAAACCGCGTTCGGCTCAACCTGCGCACTATGTATTTAAGGTTGAGGCGCTTTCCCATGAAGGACGGGGTATTGCTCACTATGGAAATGAGCCGGGACATCCGGCAGAAAAGCAGGGTAAAAAGATTTTTATTACCGGTGCCTTGCCAGGCGAAACTGTTCAGGCCCGAATCACTCATCACACCAAAAGATTGGAAGAAGCAGACAGTGTTCAATTACTGAGTGAGCCATCCTCATATCGGATTGAACCCGTCTGTCCGCATTTTGGTCTATGCGGAGGATGCAGTCTTCAACATATGCACCCAGATGAACAGATCCGTTTCAAGCAAGATGTCCTAGCTTCACATCTTAAGCATTTTGCTGCCATTGAACCTGAAGAGTGGCTACCCGCTTTACGTTCGACCCGAGAAGACTACCGTCGTAAAGCCCGTATAGGGGTGCGCTTTTTAGCTAAAGAGCAAAAGCTGAAATTTGGTTTTCGTGAGCGTCAAACTAATCATCTGGTCTCTATTCAGACCTGCAAGGTGCTGGACCGAGCTATGGCTGACCACTTAAATGGGCTACAATTGTTACTCGAAAGTCTAACAGCCAAAGCAGCCATTGGGCATATAGAATTGGCCATGGGTGATCACGATATTGCTTTGGTCATTCGTAATATAGAGAAATTACCTCAAGTTGATGTCAACCAGTTAACACAATATGCGTTAAGCAGGCAGTGGCAACTATATTTGCAGCCTGCTGGACCAGAGAGTTTGTATCGGCTAGATCAGCCGGATGCATCAAATTATTTGCATTATCGTCTGGAAGAGTTCGATATCGATTTTGCTTTTTCTCCACTAGATTTTACTCAGGTTAACTCTACAGTGAACTCGCAAATGGTCAGTCTGGCATGTAATTTGCTAAATCTACAGCCAGGTGAGCGTGTACTTGACCTGTTTTGTGGATTAGGAAACTTTTCTTTACCTCTGGCTCGCTGTGTAGGTGAGACCGGTCAAGTAATTGCTGTAGAGGGAAGTGAAGATATGGTTAAACGCGGTACTGAAAATGCCCGTAGCAATGAATTATTGAACGTGCATTTCTATTCACAAGATTTAACAAAAGATTTTTCTTCTCATTCTTGGGCAAAGCAGGGTTTTGATGCATTATTAATTGATCCTCCGCGGGCAGGAGCAGAAGAAGTAATGCATTATCTTCCTAATTTTAATGCGAAAAGAATCGTTTATGTTTCATGTAATCCAGCAACTCTGGCAAGAGATGCAGGTATTTTGGTAGAGCATGGGTATCAGTTAAAAAAAGCTGGTGTGATGGATATGTTTACTCATACCGGGCACGTAGAATCAATTGTGTTATTTGAAAAAATTAACAAGATAACCGATTAA
- the mazG gene encoding nucleoside triphosphate pyrophosphohydrolase codes for MKELLAIMQELRQKCPWDREQTPLSLTRYAIEEAYEVEAAIRESDISEIRDELGDLLLQVVFQAQMYSEQGAFDFQDVVQAICQKLVRRHPHVFKTEQSDRLTQEDVSQLWQQIKQQEKQGKPAARLNEIKHGPALVQAEQIQKNVAKIGFDFPDVNSAYRKLEEELLELKEAIYHQNSDEIMDEFGDCLFSLINVGRKLHVPSEMALLSTIHKFRTRFAFIEDQAIQQQRTLEQLSLEEMDQLWEQAKQQLK; via the coding sequence ATTAAGGAGCTATTGGCGATTATGCAGGAACTCCGGCAAAAATGCCCATGGGATCGCGAACAAACACCTTTAAGCCTGACACGCTATGCAATTGAAGAAGCCTATGAGGTCGAAGCCGCAATACGTGAAAGCGATATAAGCGAAATCCGTGATGAATTAGGAGATCTGCTGCTACAGGTAGTATTCCAGGCGCAGATGTACAGTGAACAAGGTGCATTTGATTTTCAGGATGTGGTCCAGGCGATTTGTCAGAAACTTGTGCGTCGTCATCCCCATGTGTTTAAAACTGAACAATCTGATCGTCTAACTCAAGAAGATGTCAGCCAGCTCTGGCAACAGATTAAGCAGCAGGAAAAACAAGGTAAGCCTGCTGCCCGGCTAAATGAAATCAAGCATGGCCCAGCATTAGTTCAGGCCGAACAAATACAGAAGAATGTGGCAAAAATCGGTTTTGATTTTCCGGATGTAAATAGTGCTTATAGAAAGCTTGAAGAGGAGTTGCTCGAACTGAAAGAGGCGATATATCATCAAAATTCCGATGAAATTATGGATGAGTTTGGCGATTGTCTATTTTCACTGATCAATGTAGGCCGTAAACTTCATGTTCCCAGTGAGATGGCTTTACTTTCAACCATCCATAAATTTAGAACCCGTTTTGCTTTTATCGAGGATCAGGCCATACAGCAACAGCGAACTTTAGAACAGCTGAGTCTGGAAGAAATGGATCAACTCTGGGAGCAAGCTAAACAACAATTAAAATGA
- the folK gene encoding 2-amino-4-hydroxy-6-hydroxymethyldihydropteridine diphosphokinase — translation MSTIAYIGLGSNLGDSRQILTQAVSRLSTLGPVKVSRLYQSPPMGPQDQPHYYNAVAQLETVLEPLPLLDQLQAFEQEAGRVRLRRWGERTLDLDLLLYGQQSIQHERLNVPHIGLLERDFVVIPLLDLNVSLSVNGQLLQQLDLVQQSELTVLADEQWASI, via the coding sequence ATGAGTACCATTGCTTATATTGGCCTAGGCAGCAATCTCGGTGACTCACGCCAGATTTTAACTCAAGCTGTATCAAGACTTAGTACGTTGGGGCCGGTAAAAGTTTCCAGGTTATATCAGAGTCCGCCTATGGGGCCTCAAGACCAGCCGCATTATTATAATGCCGTAGCACAGCTTGAAACTGTGCTTGAGCCTTTGCCTCTATTAGATCAGTTGCAAGCTTTTGAGCAGGAAGCCGGGCGGGTGCGTCTACGCAGGTGGGGCGAGCGGACACTAGATTTGGATCTTTTGCTTTATGGTCAGCAGTCTATACAACATGAACGGCTGAATGTGCCACATATTGGACTGCTGGAGCGGGATTTTGTTGTTATTCCACTGCTTGATCTGAATGTGAGTCTCAGCGTAAATGGACAGCTACTTCAACAACTGGATTTGGTCCAGCAATCAGAACTTACTGTTTTGGCCGATGAACAATGGGCCAGCATTTAA
- a CDS encoding ComEA family DNA-binding protein — protein sequence MKNSNKFFRLKEILSLMLGLLACLWLASAGQVQAQQFDDSYLKWKNQQLDHDRRLLQQTGSMTMSSGAAAQISTEKVSLNRGTADQLQQALSGVGEKKAQAIVEYRNKNGKFNSIEDLQKVKGIGPKLFEKNKSRLTL from the coding sequence ATGAAAAACAGCAATAAATTTTTCCGGTTAAAAGAAATATTATCTTTAATGTTGGGTTTGCTGGCATGTCTCTGGCTAGCAAGTGCCGGTCAGGTACAGGCACAACAGTTTGATGATTCTTATTTGAAATGGAAAAACCAGCAATTGGATCACGACCGCCGCCTATTGCAGCAAACTGGTTCAATGACGATGTCATCGGGAGCAGCAGCCCAGATCAGTACAGAAAAAGTGAGCCTGAACCGTGGTACTGCTGATCAGTTGCAGCAGGCACTGAGTGGCGTGGGCGAAAAGAAAGCTCAGGCAATTGTGGAATATCGTAACAAAAATGGAAAATTCAATAGCATCGAAGATTTGCAGAAGGTCAAAGGCATTGGGCCCAAGCTATTTGAAAAAAATAAATCGCGTCTGACATTGTAA
- a CDS encoding RelA/SpoT family protein gives MVTVREQLPGRLTELSDEATVEHAEEAQLDLVSWLDRVRDILGGAELKQLEEVAQLTLEKELETNVNHRSNTFYTGVEMADILAHLHVDEDTLSAAMLYRSVREGITSLELVQERFGENVYNLVKGTLAMGKLSELIEKNKRLEDHFNNNQREHLTGIYKMLISVTEDVRVVLIKLAERTYALRELAKSSKERQERVAREILTIYSPLAHRLGIAQLKWELEDLAFRYLAPERYKEIASLLNEKRLEREHYIQFVIDKLKNELADYGIEAEITGRAKHIYSIYRKMKSKSLSFDQLYDIRALRVLVHSVPECYHALGIVHQIWRHIPHQFDDYITNPKGNGYRSLHTAVIAENKSLEVQIRTYDMHEEAELGVCSHFNYKEGSKTTDHSFNHRLHSLRAVLEHYQERNESSGYQQSDETENFEHIQEFEDFEKIYVFSRDGDIKELPRGSTVLDFAYHVHTEVGNKCYAARVNQRYVPLTYSLKTGEQVEILTKKDREPNRDWLVNSLGYIRTARARDKLRHWFRQQDRSKNLEVGRDLLNKELSRLAIHPKSIDLSDYCNHFNVKSGDDILIGLVNGDLSLHALINQVNRHMHLDQDEPELVLKPTLNPRASHTLSAHGILIDGLDNVELHIAQCCQPVHGESIAGYITLNRGVSIHKVGCPDYMRMISQEPERAVEADWEMQPTRGQSVQIVVEAYDRRGLLKDLTQVIFADQINIRQVNTISEADGIANMKLLIEVKGLAQLSRLLARLEQQPGIISARRLVQGN, from the coding sequence ATGGTCACAGTACGTGAGCAGCTTCCTGGACGACTAACCGAGTTGTCTGATGAAGCGACTGTCGAGCATGCCGAAGAAGCACAGCTGGATTTAGTCTCATGGCTAGACCGCGTGCGTGATATTCTGGGTGGGGCAGAGCTGAAGCAGCTAGAAGAAGTCGCTCAGCTAACATTAGAAAAAGAGCTGGAAACCAACGTCAATCACCGATCCAACACCTTTTATACGGGTGTGGAAATGGCAGATATTCTGGCGCATCTGCATGTAGATGAAGATACGCTCTCAGCGGCTATGTTGTACCGCAGTGTACGTGAAGGGATTACCAGTCTTGAACTGGTGCAGGAACGATTTGGTGAGAATGTCTATAACTTGGTCAAGGGCACCTTGGCCATGGGTAAACTCTCTGAACTGATTGAAAAAAATAAACGTCTCGAAGATCATTTTAATAATAATCAGCGCGAGCATTTGACCGGCATTTATAAAATGCTGATTTCAGTCACTGAAGATGTGCGTGTGGTCTTAATTAAGCTGGCTGAACGTACGTATGCCTTGCGTGAACTGGCTAAGTCTTCTAAAGAGCGTCAGGAGCGGGTAGCACGGGAAATTCTGACGATTTACTCGCCACTGGCGCACCGTTTGGGCATTGCACAGCTTAAGTGGGAGCTTGAGGATCTGGCATTTCGCTACTTGGCTCCTGAGCGTTATAAAGAAATTGCATCTTTACTCAATGAAAAACGTCTGGAACGTGAACATTATATTCAATTTGTCATCGATAAACTGAAAAATGAACTGGCTGATTACGGGATCGAGGCAGAGATTACCGGCCGTGCCAAACATATTTATTCAATTTACCGTAAGATGAAAAGCAAGAGCTTAAGTTTTGATCAGCTCTATGATATTCGTGCTTTGCGGGTACTCGTGCACAGCGTACCAGAGTGTTATCACGCTCTCGGGATCGTGCATCAAATCTGGCGACATATACCGCATCAGTTCGATGACTATATTACCAACCCTAAAGGCAATGGTTACCGCTCCTTGCATACCGCAGTAATTGCAGAAAATAAGTCTCTAGAGGTTCAAATCCGGACTTATGACATGCATGAAGAAGCTGAGCTTGGTGTATGTTCACACTTTAACTATAAGGAAGGTTCTAAAACCACTGACCATTCCTTTAATCATCGCTTGCATTCTTTACGGGCGGTTCTTGAGCATTATCAGGAGCGTAATGAAAGTAGTGGCTATCAGCAGAGTGATGAAACCGAGAATTTTGAGCATATTCAAGAATTTGAGGATTTTGAGAAAATTTATGTCTTTAGCCGTGATGGTGACATTAAAGAATTACCCCGGGGTTCGACCGTACTTGATTTTGCCTACCATGTACATACTGAAGTCGGCAACAAATGCTATGCCGCACGGGTCAACCAGCGTTACGTCCCTTTAACCTACAGCCTGAAAACAGGTGAGCAGGTAGAAATTCTTACCAAAAAAGACCGGGAACCGAACCGGGACTGGCTGGTGAATTCTCTAGGTTATATTCGCACCGCGCGAGCACGCGATAAGTTGCGTCACTGGTTCAGACAGCAGGACCGGAGCAAAAATCTTGAAGTGGGGCGTGACCTGCTGAATAAAGAGTTATCGCGTCTGGCAATTCATCCAAAGAGTATTGATTTAAGTGATTATTGCAATCATTTTAACGTTAAAAGTGGTGATGATATTCTGATTGGGCTGGTGAATGGAGACCTGAGCCTGCATGCCCTGATTAATCAGGTGAACCGCCACATGCATCTCGATCAGGATGAGCCTGAGCTGGTACTCAAACCGACACTGAATCCACGTGCCAGTCATACTTTATCGGCGCATGGTATTCTGATCGACGGGCTGGACAATGTCGAGTTGCATATTGCCCAATGCTGTCAGCCAGTACATGGTGAAAGTATTGCAGGCTATATTACCTTAAACCGAGGAGTCAGCATTCATAAGGTAGGATGCCCGGATTATATGCGTATGATCAGTCAAGAGCCTGAGCGTGCAGTTGAAGCAGACTGGGAAATGCAGCCTACTCGTGGCCAGAGTGTGCAGATTGTGGTAGAAGCCTATGACCGTCGTGGTCTGCTTAAAGATCTAACCCAGGTCATCTTTGCAGACCAGATCAATATCCGGCAGGTCAATACTATCTCTGAAGCTGATGGTATTGCCAATATGAAGTTGTTAATTGAGGTTAAAGGGCTGGCACAATTATCACGTTTGCTTGCCCGTTTGGAGCAGCAACCAGGAATTATCAGCGCACGCCGTCTGGTTCAAGGTAATTAG
- a CDS encoding 3'-5' exonuclease: MRLPVLIFDIETLTDLKAGAHLYNLDLPDDELEQALIKLRRQEAGTDFQRLSLHEIVCISGLWVDEHGMRLFSFSQEQYAEAEILRKFLSIFEKRHPILVSWNGSQFDLPVILFRTMYHGLSAPSLFDQGEIDIQKRYNNYQNRYHHRHVDLMDVMAMFNGRNFQKLDDAAQLLGYPGKRTEGYRVSEQVQHGEWLELSQHCEGDVLNTWLIYLRWLLLKGQLLAEDHRFWIQSTIAYLSQQPQQAEFVRLWQDSSQHTEFTSHYIFPTVRD, encoded by the coding sequence ATGCGCTTACCTGTCCTGATTTTTGATATCGAAACACTGACCGACTTGAAGGCAGGTGCGCACCTGTACAATCTGGATTTACCGGATGATGAGCTTGAACAGGCTTTGATTAAGCTGCGTCGCCAAGAAGCAGGGACCGATTTTCAGCGTCTGTCTTTACACGAGATTGTCTGTATTTCAGGCCTCTGGGTTGATGAACATGGCATGCGGCTATTTTCTTTTAGTCAGGAGCAGTATGCTGAGGCAGAGATTCTCAGAAAGTTTCTTTCCATTTTTGAAAAGCGTCATCCAATTCTGGTGAGCTGGAACGGGTCACAGTTTGACTTACCCGTTATTTTATTTCGCACCATGTATCATGGTCTTTCTGCTCCGAGCCTGTTTGATCAGGGCGAAATTGATATTCAGAAGCGCTATAATAATTACCAGAACCGTTATCATCACCGTCATGTCGATCTAATGGACGTGATGGCCATGTTTAATGGTCGCAATTTTCAGAAACTTGATGACGCTGCACAATTGCTGGGTTATCCGGGCAAGCGTACAGAAGGTTACCGAGTGTCTGAGCAGGTACAGCATGGTGAATGGCTAGAGCTAAGCCAACACTGTGAAGGAGATGTGCTAAATACTTGGTTGATCTATCTGCGCTGGCTACTGTTGAAAGGTCAATTGCTTGCAGAGGATCATCGTTTCTGGATTCAATCCACAATTGCGTATTTAAGCCAGCAGCCGCAACAGGCCGAGTTTGTTCGCCTGTGGCAAGACAGTTCGCAACATACCGAATTTACTTCACATTATATTTTTCCTACAGTTAGAGATTAG